Proteins encoded within one genomic window of Halogeometricum sp. S1BR25-6:
- a CDS encoding cupin domain-containing protein codes for MAQKEPEELLELSSDTRSILEQHGLRPLWEVEDDFGNVIDDPEPGIWHWEEIQEAIDGIEADVPIAELPPGFQRRVAVPINRSLGNAISNTIYVGVQTVSPGETAPAHRHSANALRFTIDGNEDMKTVVSGEEFPMENNDLITTPQWEWHDHVNDSDETAAWLDVLDLPLFLDSMNKQQVFENHELERQPVTKTQGYWDSQYGRGRPADEKSDGEIPGPFEGIREATPPYRFGWEEMEETLRQRADNDDPDPNDGYSLAYVNPATGKEPLFPTMSFRAQLLQETTDPHFHNATEVYFVIEGEGATHVDSEALEWGQWDIFVVPPDATHHHEPDDEAVLLGMTDRPVLEAFNFYAEAEPSS; via the coding sequence ATGGCACAGAAGGAGCCGGAGGAACTCCTCGAACTGAGTTCCGACACCCGAAGCATCCTCGAACAGCACGGCCTCCGACCGCTCTGGGAGGTCGAAGACGACTTCGGGAACGTCATCGACGACCCCGAACCGGGCATCTGGCACTGGGAGGAGATTCAGGAGGCCATCGACGGTATCGAGGCGGACGTCCCCATCGCCGAGTTGCCGCCGGGGTTCCAGCGGCGCGTCGCCGTCCCCATCAACCGGAGTCTCGGTAACGCCATCTCCAACACCATCTACGTCGGCGTCCAGACGGTGTCGCCCGGCGAGACGGCCCCCGCCCACCGCCACTCGGCGAACGCCCTCCGCTTCACCATCGACGGCAACGAGGACATGAAGACGGTTGTCTCCGGCGAGGAGTTCCCGATGGAGAACAACGACCTCATCACGACGCCGCAGTGGGAGTGGCACGACCACGTCAACGACTCCGACGAGACGGCGGCGTGGTTGGACGTCCTCGACCTCCCCCTGTTCCTCGACTCGATGAACAAACAGCAGGTGTTCGAGAACCACGAACTCGAACGCCAACCGGTGACGAAGACGCAGGGCTACTGGGACTCCCAGTACGGTCGCGGCCGCCCCGCCGACGAGAAATCGGACGGGGAGATTCCGGGGCCGTTCGAGGGCATCCGCGAGGCGACGCCCCCGTACCGCTTCGGATGGGAGGAGATGGAGGAGACGCTCCGCCAGCGAGCGGACAACGACGACCCGGACCCGAACGACGGCTACAGCCTCGCGTACGTCAACCCCGCGACGGGCAAGGAGCCGCTGTTTCCGACGATGTCGTTCCGCGCGCAGTTGCTGCAGGAGACGACCGACCCCCACTTCCACAACGCGACGGAGGTGTACTTCGTCATCGAGGGCGAGGGGGCGACGCACGTCGACAGCGAGGCCCTGGAGTGGGGCCAGTGGGACATCTTCGTGGTGCCGCCGGACGCGACGCACCACCACGAACCCGACGACGAGGCCGTCCTTCTCGGGATGACCGACCGCCCGGTGCTGGAGGCGTTCAACTTCTACGCCGAGGCGGAGCCGTCGTCCTGA